Proteins encoded by one window of Mauremys mutica isolate MM-2020 ecotype Southern chromosome 25, ASM2049712v1, whole genome shotgun sequence:
- the LOC123356587 gene encoding uncharacterized protein LOC123356587 produces MEPVASNRLCPQPSYEPPGTGVKRKRSARGREAEEEAEEKSLLFQRYCHLCRSSRMERIRQMQRSKAEQVAPEPGENISQPSQEESGPSVPAGGEKAHDQGKERSCVACWRRRKTAAPLADPEAPSGPKWRWPQVQLWRREPGEGRRRGRQLWGFLRRKPRCQELRPRAQQEPSTTCASPTLAQEEPPTSTTLTPEEPPASPEQELSDCATNTSSSVYSCGASSSSVGSGSPEFLGSLFGDTPSAQVSWPEEEEEEEEEEGRRWFWEGGGFADITVMAQAR; encoded by the exons ATGGAACCTGTGGCCTCCAACCGCCTCTGTCCACAGCCGTCATATGAGCCCCCCGGCACGGGCGTGAAGAGAAAGCGCTCGGCACGTGGCAGAGAGGCTgaggaggaggcagaagaaaAGTCTCTTTTGTTTCAAAGatattgtcatctgtgtagaag ttccaggatggagcgaatcAGGCAGATGCAGAGGAGTAAGGCCGAgcaggtggctccagagccaggAGAAAACATCAGCCAGCCTTCCCAGGAGGagagcggcccctctgtccccgcagGCGGGGAAAAGGCTCATGAccaggggaaagagaggagctGCGTCGcgtgctggaggaggaggaagacagcagctcccctagctgaccctgaggcaccttctgggccgaaatggaggtggccccAGGTACAGCTatggaggagagagccaggggagggcaggagacggggaaggcagctctggggcttccttcgCAGGAAGCCAAGGTgccaggagctgcgccccagggcccagcaggagccgtcCACCACCTGCGCCAGCCCGACCCTGGCCCAAGAGGAGCCTCCCACCAGCACCACCCTGActccggaggagcctcccgccagcccagaACAGGAGTTGAGCGACTGCGCGACAAACACCAGCAGCTCCGTGTACTcctgcggggccagcagctcctccgtggggtcTGGCAGCCCAGAGTTTCtaggctccctctttggag acacccccagtgcccaggtgtcgtggcctgaggaggaggaagaagaggaggaggaggagg GGCGACGCTGGTTTTGGGAAGGGGGCGGCTTTGCCGACATAACTGTGATGGCACAGGCACGGTAG